In Triticum urartu cultivar G1812 unplaced genomic scaffold, Tu2.1 TuUngrouped_contig_4671, whole genome shotgun sequence, a single window of DNA contains:
- the LOC125528153 gene encoding ras-related protein RABH1b-like, translated as MAPVVSALAKYKLVFLGDQAVGKTAIITRFMYDKFDATYQATIGIDFLSKTMYLEDRTVRLQLWDTAGQERFRSLIPSYIRDSSVAVIVYDVTDTQSFLHTSKWIDEVNTARGKDVLIVLVGNKTDLVDQRQVATDEGEAKAKEHGALFMETSAKAGFNIKALFRTIATNLPGMDALSSAKQEDMVDINLRPASGPAGSGAAAQQEQKAGGCSC; from the exons aTGGCGCCGGTGGTGTCGGCGCTGGCCAAGTACAAGCTGGTGTTCCTCGGCGACCAGGCGGTGGGCAAGACCGCCATCATCACCCGCTTCATGTACGACAAGTTCGACGCCACCTACCAG GCCACCATCGGGATCGATTTCCTCTCCAAGACCATGTACCTCGAGGACCGCACGGTTCGCCTACAGCTATG GGACACGGCTGGGCAGGAGAGGTTCCGGAGCCTGATTCCGAGCTACATCAGAGACTCTTCGGTCGCGGTGATCGTCTACGACGTAACAG ACACGCAATCGTTTCTGCATACATCTAAGTGGATCGACGAGGTGAACACGGCGAGAGGCAAAGACGTGCTGATTGTGCTCGTCGGAAATAAAACAGACCTCGTTGATCAGAG GCAAGTGGCCACGGACGAAGGGGAAGCCAAGGCCAAGGAGCACGGCGCATTGTTCATGGAGACCAGCGCCAAGGCCGGCTTCAACATCAAG GCGTTGTTCCGGACGATCGCCACGAACCTTCCTGGTATGGACGCGCTCTCGTCGGCCAAGCAGGAGGACATGGTGGACATCAACCTGAGGCCGGCCTCCGGGCCAGCAGGCTCAGGCGCCGCCGCGCAGCAGGAGCAGAAAGCAGGAGGATGTTCTTGCTGA